A section of the Streptomyces sp. NBC_00178 genome encodes:
- a CDS encoding TetR/AcrR family transcriptional regulator: MTPAPAAPPARAYRRLGVEERRTQLLGAALTLFAHRAPDDVSIDEVAAAAGVSRPLVYRYFPGGRQQLYEAALGSAADRLTLCFAEPAAGPPTERVSRVLDRYLGFVDEHDAGFSALLRGGSVAETSRTTAIVDGVRRAAAEQILLHLGRGTGPGQEPAGPRLRMMVRTWIAAVEAASLIWLDEEKLPSAAELRGWLVDHLIALLAATAASDEETAAVVAELLAQETAEGPAGRLAALVVPVAGHAAHLLPPL, translated from the coding sequence ATGACCCCCGCACCCGCAGCACCGCCGGCCCGCGCGTACCGACGGCTCGGTGTCGAGGAGCGCCGCACCCAACTGCTCGGCGCGGCACTCACTCTCTTCGCGCACCGGGCGCCGGACGACGTCTCGATCGACGAGGTGGCGGCTGCGGCCGGGGTCTCCCGCCCGCTCGTGTACCGCTACTTCCCGGGCGGCAGGCAGCAGTTGTACGAGGCCGCGCTCGGGTCGGCCGCCGACCGGCTCACGCTCTGTTTCGCGGAGCCCGCCGCCGGGCCGCCGACCGAGCGGGTGAGCCGGGTCCTGGACCGCTACCTCGGCTTCGTGGACGAGCACGACGCCGGTTTCAGCGCGTTGCTGCGCGGCGGCAGCGTGGCGGAGACCTCCCGCACGACGGCGATCGTGGACGGGGTGCGCAGGGCCGCCGCCGAGCAGATCCTGCTCCACCTCGGCCGTGGCACCGGCCCGGGGCAGGAGCCCGCCGGGCCCCGGCTGCGGATGATGGTGCGCACCTGGATCGCCGCCGTCGAGGCCGCGTCCCTGATCTGGCTGGACGAGGAGAAGCTGCCGTCGGCCGCCGAGCTGCGCGGCTGGCTGGTCGATCACCTGATCGCGCTGCTCGCGGCCACCGCGGCCTCGGACGAGGAGACCGCCGCCGTGGTGGCCGAGCTGCTCGCCCAGGAGACCGCGGAGGGCCCGGCAGGACGGCTGGCCGCCCTCGTCGTCCCCGTCGCGGGGCACGCGGCGCACCTGCTGCCGCCCCTCTGA